Proteins encoded together in one Micromonospora kangleipakensis window:
- a CDS encoding ABC transporter permease, translating to MLRVIVRRLLQLAVTLIALSALIFIWLRNLPGGPIEALLGERATPERRALLTKALGYDQPILVQYGKFMQRVLTGDFGNSIRTGDPVAEVIGRAFPATIELALVAMIIAVGLGVPLGYLAARHRGRLLDNLSIAGTLLGISIPIFFLGYLLKDVFTQNIHWFPPSGRLSTGVDNTEVTGFFVLDGLLTREFDATADALWHLILPAFTLATIPLAVIVRITRASVLDVLNEDYVRTAEAKGLRHRVIRGRHILRNALLPVVTTIGLQTGALLSGAVLTEKVYNWGGLGTLITDSISGGRDYPVLQALILLAALVFVVVNLLVDLSYAFIDPRVRVR from the coding sequence ATGTTGCGAGTCATAGTCCGCCGCCTGCTACAGCTCGCGGTGACCCTGATAGCGCTGTCCGCGCTCATCTTCATCTGGTTGCGGAACCTGCCCGGCGGCCCGATCGAGGCGCTGCTCGGTGAGCGGGCCACCCCCGAGCGGCGCGCGCTGCTGACCAAGGCGCTCGGCTACGACCAGCCGATCCTGGTGCAGTACGGCAAGTTCATGCAGCGGGTCCTGACCGGCGACTTCGGCAACTCGATCCGGACCGGTGACCCCGTCGCCGAGGTGATCGGTCGCGCCTTTCCGGCCACCATCGAGCTGGCCCTGGTTGCCATGATCATTGCGGTCGGGCTCGGCGTGCCGCTCGGCTACCTCGCTGCCCGGCACCGCGGTCGGCTGCTGGACAATCTGAGCATCGCGGGCACCCTGCTCGGCATCTCGATCCCGATCTTCTTCCTGGGCTACCTGCTCAAGGACGTCTTCACCCAGAACATCCACTGGTTCCCGCCCTCCGGGCGGCTCAGTACCGGCGTGGACAACACCGAGGTCACCGGCTTCTTCGTCCTCGACGGGCTGCTCACCCGGGAGTTCGACGCCACCGCCGACGCGCTCTGGCACCTCATCCTGCCGGCGTTCACCCTGGCCACCATTCCGCTGGCGGTGATCGTCCGGATCACCCGGGCCAGCGTGCTGGACGTGCTCAACGAGGACTACGTCCGCACCGCCGAGGCCAAGGGCCTGCGGCACCGCGTCATCCGGGGCCGGCACATCCTGCGCAACGCCCTGCTGCCGGTGGTCACCACCATCGGCCTGCAGACCGGCGCGCTGCTCTCCGGCGCGGTGCTCACCGAGAAGGTCTACAACTGGGGCGGCCTCGGCACGCTGATCACGGACTCGATCAGCGGCGGCCGCGACTATCCGGTGCTCCAGGCGCTGATCCTGCTGGCCGCGCTGGTCTTCGTGGTGGTCAACCTCCTGGTCGACCTCTCCTACGCCTTCATCGATCCGAGGGTGCGTGTGCGATGA
- a CDS encoding YbaB/EbfC family nucleoid-associated protein — MQQMLKQAQKMQQQIAKAQAELADAELTGTAGGGLVTATVAGTGELKSIKIDPKAVDPEDVETLEDLVVAAVHNAAEAARELTEQKMGPVAGGMGGLGLPGF; from the coding sequence ATGCAGCAGATGCTGAAGCAGGCGCAGAAGATGCAGCAGCAGATCGCCAAGGCTCAGGCTGAGCTGGCCGACGCGGAGCTGACCGGCACCGCGGGCGGTGGCCTGGTCACCGCGACCGTCGCCGGCACCGGCGAGCTGAAGTCCATCAAGATCGACCCGAAGGCGGTCGACCCGGAGGACGTGGAGACCCTGGAGGACCTGGTCGTCGCGGCCGTGCACAACGCCGCCGAGGCGGCCCGGGAGCTGACCGAGCAGAAGATGGGCCCGGTCGCGGGCGGCATGGGCGGCCTCGGCCTGCCCGGGTTCTGA
- the recR gene encoding recombination mediator RecR, which yields MYEGAIQDLIDELGRLPGVGPKSAQRIAFHVLSADPADVNRLAGALRKVKELVRFCTTCFNVAESEQCRICRDARRTDEVLCVVEEPKDVVAIERTGEFRGRYHVLGGAINPLEGIGPDNLRIRELMTRLSGGAVRELILATDPNTEGEATATYLALMVKPMGISVTRLASGLPVGGDLEYADEITLGRAFEGRRAV from the coding sequence ATGTACGAGGGTGCCATCCAGGACCTGATCGACGAGCTGGGGCGGCTGCCGGGCGTGGGCCCGAAGAGCGCCCAGCGGATCGCCTTCCACGTCCTGTCGGCGGATCCGGCCGACGTGAACCGGCTGGCCGGCGCGCTGCGCAAGGTCAAGGAGCTGGTGCGCTTCTGCACCACCTGCTTCAACGTGGCCGAGTCGGAGCAGTGTCGGATCTGCCGCGACGCGCGGCGCACCGACGAGGTGCTCTGCGTGGTCGAGGAGCCGAAGGACGTGGTGGCGATCGAGCGGACCGGTGAGTTCCGTGGCCGGTACCACGTGCTCGGCGGGGCGATCAATCCGCTGGAGGGGATCGGCCCGGACAACCTGCGGATCCGCGAGCTGATGACCCGGCTGAGCGGCGGCGCGGTGCGCGAGCTGATCCTCGCCACCGACCCGAACACCGAGGGCGAGGCGACCGCGACGTACCTGGCCCTGATGGTCAAGCCGATGGGGATCTCGGTGACCCGGCTGGCCAGCGGACTGCCGGTCGGCGGTGACCTGGAGTACGCCGACGAGATCACCCTGGGTCGGGCGTTCGAGGGCCGCCGGGCCGTCTGA
- a CDS encoding DNA polymerase III subunit gamma and tau: protein MALALYRKYRPRTFAEVIGQEHVTEPLSQALRSGRLNHAYLFSGPRGCGKTSSARILARSLNCEQGPTPEPCGQCGSCRSLATDGAGSIDVIEIDAASHGGVDDARELREKAFFAPASSRFKIYVIDEAHMVSSAGFNALLKLVEEPPEYVKFIFATTEPEKVLGTIKSRTHHYPFRLIPPKVLRPYLEQLCDAEGVTVDPAVFPLVVRAGGGSARDSLSVLDQLIAGAGPEGVSYARAAALLGVTDSALIDEMCDALAAGDGAAAYATVDRVAEAGHDPRRFAADLLERLRDLIVLQQVPDAAAKGLIDGPSDQIERMTAQAQRLGPGTLSRCADIVHNGLVDMRGTTAPRLLLELICARMLLPGADDSTGGLLQRLERMERRLTLGGGELPSAAAGPAPVAPASPVRPEPAPTAASRPESGAGSAAPGTRADEQASAASRPGAGAPASRPTPTAGAAAGADPAAGNGVPAEAPAAPRRAVLPDPATPEPPRPGAAPSGALDAVAVRRVWPEVVGKVNRTNKRIAALMRDAVVRELDGDTLVLTVKSTVLAKMMSDHAPVLTDALYEELGGRWQIRCEVAGERGGVSLGGSSRAAAPARPASPPPAAPTSPAGPAAAGPVSTASAGPAPVSAGPPGPGSSSGGDPSGPSGHRATSGGPSGPAATPGGQVGGPVRAESSGPAAGAPTATVEEEWPEPARPGGAAGGEADWPEPARPGGPAAGSDDWPEPARPGGATAAAPATASTPAAPTATAGGSAPTAPAVPKPAGPQPASKAPVSSAIAAARAAAAGAGAARGARAVQPARKTADADWAGEPPYDPDYDGPVRGGGRPAAAAPATPTYEGFDPGDEPLDEVIDERTARQSSEEQAVQLLREAFGAEKIDEVDAR, encoded by the coding sequence GTGGCACTGGCCCTTTACCGCAAGTACCGGCCGCGCACCTTCGCCGAGGTCATCGGCCAGGAGCACGTCACCGAGCCGCTGTCCCAGGCGCTGCGCAGTGGGCGGCTCAACCACGCCTACCTCTTCTCGGGCCCGCGCGGCTGCGGCAAGACCTCCAGCGCCCGGATCCTGGCCCGCTCGCTCAACTGTGAGCAGGGCCCCACCCCGGAGCCGTGCGGCCAGTGCGGGTCCTGCCGCTCGCTGGCCACCGACGGCGCCGGCTCGATTGACGTCATCGAGATCGACGCGGCCAGCCACGGCGGCGTCGACGACGCCCGGGAGCTGCGCGAGAAGGCGTTCTTCGCGCCGGCCAGCAGCCGGTTCAAGATCTACGTCATCGACGAGGCGCACATGGTCTCGTCGGCCGGCTTCAACGCCCTGCTCAAGCTGGTCGAGGAGCCCCCGGAGTACGTCAAGTTCATCTTCGCCACGACCGAGCCGGAGAAGGTCCTCGGCACGATCAAGTCGCGGACCCACCACTACCCGTTCCGGCTGATCCCGCCGAAGGTGCTCCGGCCGTACCTGGAGCAGCTCTGCGACGCCGAGGGCGTCACGGTGGATCCGGCGGTCTTCCCGCTGGTGGTGCGCGCCGGCGGCGGCAGCGCCCGGGACAGTCTCTCCGTGCTCGACCAGCTCATCGCCGGCGCCGGCCCGGAGGGGGTCAGCTACGCCCGGGCCGCCGCGCTGCTCGGCGTCACCGACTCGGCGCTGATCGACGAGATGTGCGACGCGCTCGCCGCCGGGGACGGCGCGGCCGCGTACGCCACCGTCGACCGGGTGGCCGAGGCCGGGCACGACCCGCGCCGGTTCGCCGCCGACCTCCTCGAACGGCTGCGCGACCTGATCGTGCTCCAGCAGGTGCCGGACGCCGCCGCCAAGGGGCTGATCGACGGCCCGTCGGACCAGATCGAGCGGATGACCGCCCAGGCCCAGCGGCTCGGCCCGGGCACCCTGTCCCGCTGCGCGGACATCGTGCACAACGGGCTGGTGGACATGCGTGGCACCACCGCGCCCCGGCTGCTGCTGGAGCTGATCTGCGCCCGGATGCTGTTGCCCGGCGCGGACGACTCCACCGGCGGGCTGCTCCAGCGCCTGGAGCGGATGGAGCGCCGGCTCACCCTGGGCGGCGGCGAGCTGCCCTCGGCCGCCGCCGGCCCCGCGCCGGTCGCCCCCGCTTCTCCGGTACGCCCCGAGCCCGCCCCCACCGCCGCGTCCCGCCCGGAGTCCGGCGCCGGTTCCGCCGCACCGGGCACCCGCGCCGACGAGCAGGCCTCCGCTGCGAGCCGGCCCGGCGCCGGCGCTCCGGCTTCCCGCCCCACGCCGACGGCTGGAGCGGCGGCCGGCGCTGATCCGGCGGCCGGGAACGGCGTGCCGGCGGAGGCCCCGGCCGCGCCCCGGCGGGCGGTGCTGCCCGACCCGGCCACCCCCGAGCCGCCCCGCCCCGGCGCCGCCCCGTCCGGCGCCCTCGACGCGGTCGCGGTCCGCCGGGTCTGGCCGGAGGTGGTCGGCAAGGTCAACCGGACCAACAAGCGCATCGCGGCGCTGATGCGCGACGCGGTCGTTCGGGAGTTGGACGGCGACACGCTGGTGCTGACCGTGAAGTCGACGGTGCTGGCCAAGATGATGTCCGACCACGCCCCGGTGCTCACCGACGCGCTCTACGAGGAGCTGGGCGGTCGCTGGCAGATCCGCTGCGAGGTGGCCGGCGAGCGGGGCGGAGTGTCGCTCGGCGGCTCGTCGCGGGCCGCCGCCCCGGCCCGCCCGGCGTCCCCGCCGCCCGCCGCCCCCACGTCGCCCGCCGGTCCGGCCGCGGCCGGTCCGGTCTCCACCGCTTCGGCCGGGCCAGCTCCGGTCTCCGCCGGTCCACCCGGGCCCGGTTCCAGCTCCGGCGGTGACCCGTCCGGCCCGTCCGGGCACCGCGCCACCTCCGGTGGCCCGTCCGGGCCCGCGGCGACCCCGGGTGGGCAGGTCGGTGGTCCGGTCCGCGCGGAGTCGAGCGGTCCGGCCGCCGGTGCGCCCACGGCGACCGTCGAGGAGGAGTGGCCGGAGCCGGCCCGTCCCGGCGGCGCCGCGGGCGGGGAAGCGGACTGGCCCGAGCCGGCCCGGCCCGGTGGCCCCGCCGCCGGTTCGGACGACTGGCCGGAGCCGGCCCGGCCCGGCGGCGCGACGGCGGCCGCACCGGCGACGGCCAGCACGCCGGCCGCCCCGACGGCGACGGCCGGGGGCAGTGCCCCCACGGCGCCGGCCGTACCGAAGCCGGCCGGTCCCCAGCCGGCCAGCAAGGCCCCCGTGAGCAGCGCGATCGCGGCAGCCCGGGCGGCGGCGGCCGGTGCCGGCGCCGCGAGGGGAGCCCGGGCCGTCCAGCCGGCGCGGAAGACCGCGGACGCCGACTGGGCGGGCGAGCCGCCGTACGACCCGGACTACGACGGACCGGTCCGCGGCGGCGGACGCCCGGCCGCGGCGGCGCCGGCGACCCCGACGTACGAGGGCTTCGACCCGGGCGACGAGCCGCTGGACGAGGTGATCGACGAGCGGACCGCCCGGCAGTCCAGCGAGGAGCAGGCGGTGCAGCTGCTCCGGGAGGCGTTCGGGGCGGAGAAGATCGATGAGGTGGACGCGCGCTGA
- a CDS encoding ABC transporter substrate-binding protein, producing MQAGRLKAAVALAAAAALAVGASGCAKSERDDAGGGAKTGGTFVFAGAGDPKNFDPIFNDDGESFRPIRQMYDTLIQNKPGTADLQGALAESWEHDADGKVWTFKLRKGVKFHDGTPFNAAAVCFNFDRWFNMKGAAAQSQMIYYSDVFGGFAKNEAEGVGQPVYNKCEAKDDGTAVVTMNQYKGAFPGAFALTALSIASPEALKKYDADAVKQNGDSFEYSAFANEHPVGTGPFSFGGWDKAKGEITLNRNPDYWGDKAKVDKLVIKVIKDENTRKQELRAGTVQGIDFPAPADRKALSGEGFQVLDRPAFNILYLGFNQKNPKLKDLRVRQAIAYALNRQQLVQTKGPGGTKVADEFMPDTVLGYASDVQKYDYNPEKAKQLLKDAGVQNLTLNFYYPTDVSRPYMPNPQEIFTVLANDLQAVGIKVNGVARPWNGGYKDDVQQFGKQDLHILGWTGDYNDPGNFVGTFFGRGKVEFGDQAMTEMFDAITKADGTVDEAGKKAAWEQVNRDIAAKWLPAVPIWHAPPAIVVTKDVKGLVASPLTDERFNTVSVG from the coding sequence ATGCAGGCAGGCAGGCTTAAAGCGGCCGTGGCCCTCGCGGCCGCTGCCGCTCTGGCGGTCGGGGCGTCCGGCTGCGCCAAGAGCGAGCGCGACGATGCGGGCGGTGGCGCCAAGACTGGTGGCACCTTCGTCTTCGCGGGGGCCGGTGACCCGAAGAACTTCGACCCGATCTTCAACGACGACGGTGAGTCGTTCCGGCCGATCCGCCAGATGTACGACACCCTGATCCAGAACAAGCCGGGCACGGCCGATCTGCAGGGCGCCCTGGCGGAGAGCTGGGAGCACGACGCCGACGGCAAGGTCTGGACCTTCAAGCTCCGCAAGGGCGTGAAGTTCCACGACGGCACCCCCTTCAACGCGGCCGCGGTCTGCTTCAACTTCGACCGCTGGTTCAACATGAAGGGCGCCGCCGCCCAGTCCCAGATGATCTACTACTCGGACGTCTTCGGCGGCTTCGCCAAGAACGAGGCCGAGGGCGTCGGCCAGCCGGTCTACAACAAGTGCGAGGCCAAGGACGACGGCACCGCCGTCGTCACGATGAACCAGTACAAGGGCGCCTTCCCCGGTGCCTTCGCGCTGACCGCGCTGTCGATCGCCAGCCCCGAGGCGCTGAAGAAGTACGACGCCGACGCGGTGAAGCAGAACGGCGACTCCTTCGAGTACAGCGCGTTCGCCAACGAGCACCCGGTCGGCACCGGCCCGTTCTCCTTCGGCGGGTGGGACAAGGCCAAGGGTGAGATCACCCTGAACCGGAACCCCGACTACTGGGGCGACAAGGCCAAGGTCGACAAGCTCGTCATCAAGGTCATCAAGGATGAGAACACCCGTAAGCAGGAGCTGCGCGCCGGCACCGTCCAGGGCATCGACTTCCCGGCCCCGGCCGACCGCAAGGCCCTCTCCGGCGAGGGCTTCCAGGTCCTCGACCGTCCGGCGTTCAACATCCTCTACCTGGGCTTCAACCAGAAGAACCCGAAGCTGAAGGACCTGCGGGTGCGGCAGGCGATCGCCTACGCCCTCAACCGTCAGCAGCTCGTCCAGACCAAGGGCCCGGGTGGCACCAAGGTCGCCGACGAGTTCATGCCGGACACCGTGCTCGGCTACGCCTCCGACGTGCAGAAGTACGACTACAACCCGGAGAAGGCCAAGCAGCTGCTCAAGGACGCGGGCGTGCAGAACCTGACGCTCAACTTCTACTACCCGACTGACGTCTCCCGGCCGTACATGCCGAACCCGCAGGAGATCTTCACCGTCCTCGCCAACGACCTGCAGGCCGTCGGCATCAAGGTCAACGGTGTGGCCCGCCCGTGGAACGGTGGCTACAAGGACGACGTGCAGCAGTTCGGCAAGCAGGACCTGCACATCCTCGGCTGGACGGGTGACTACAACGACCCGGGCAACTTCGTCGGCACCTTCTTCGGTCGCGGCAAGGTCGAGTTCGGCGACCAGGCGATGACCGAGATGTTCGACGCCATCACCAAGGCCGACGGCACCGTCGACGAGGCCGGCAAGAAGGCCGCCTGGGAGCAGGTCAACCGCGACATCGCCGCCAAGTGGCTGCCGGCCGTGCCGATCTGGCACGCCCCGCCGGCCATCGTCGTCACCAAGGACGTCAAGGGTCTGGTCGCCAGCCCGCTGACCGACGAGCGGTTCAACACCGTCAGCGTCGGCTGA